The window GTGCCGGGGCGGCGCCGAGAACACCCTCCGCTTCGGCGGCCGCCCCGGCCTGGACGTGGGCTCCCTGCTGAAGGCCCTGCCCGCCGACTGCGCGGCCGCCGAGCTGACGCCGGGTTCGTACCGGGTCGTCGGCAAGGTCGACCCGCAGCTGCTCGCGACGGTGACGTCGTGGTGCGCGCAGCACGGGGTGATGCCGGAGAAGATCTCCGTGGAGCGGCACACCCTCGAAGACGTCTTCCTGGAGCTGACCGGCAAGGAGCTGCGTTCGTGACCACCGTCGGTACGGGTGCGTACACCCCGAAGCCAGGGGCGGCCCCCCTCCCCCGCATGATCGGGGCCCAGGCGGCGCTCGAGACGAAGATGCTGCTGCGCAACGGCGAGCAGCTGCTCCTGACCGTCGTGATCCCCACCCTCCTGCTGGTCCTCTTCAGCTCGGTGGACATCGTCGACACGGGCGCCGGCGAGGCCGTCGACTTCCTGACCCCGGGCATCCTCGCGCTCGCCGTGATGTCGACGGCGTTCACGGGCCAGGCGATCGCGACAGGCTTCGAGCGCCGGTACGGCGTGCTGAAGCGGCTGGCCTCCTCGCCGCTGCCCCGCTGGGCCCTGATGACGGCGAAGACGGCGTCGGTGCTGGTCACGGAGGTCCTGCAGATCCTCCTGCTGACGGTGATCGCCTTCGCGCTGGGCTGGTCGCCGCACGGCAGCCCGGCAGCCGTCGTCCTCCTGCTGGTCCTGGGGACGGCCGCCTTCTCGGGTCTGGGCCTGCTGATGGCCGGCACCCTCAAGGCCGAGGCCACCCTGGCCGCCGCCAACCTGGTCTTCCTGCTGCTGCTCGTCGGCGGCGGGGTCATCGTGCCGCTGGACAAGTTCCCGCCCGGCGCGCAGGACGTCCTCGGTCTGCTGCCGATCTCGGCCCTGTCGGACGGGCTGCGTGACGTGCTCCAGCACGGGGCCGGGATGCCCTGGGGCGACCTGGGGATTCTGGCCGTGTGGGCGGTCGTCGGGCTGGCGGCGGCGGGGAAGTTCTTCCGCTGGGAGTAGACCGGGGCAGGCCTCCCGGGGACCCTCGTGAAAGCGTGCACAAGCGGCCGCCTACGATAGGGCGCGTGCCAAACGTGACCCGCGCCGACGCCGTAGCGGCCGTGCGCAACCCGCTCGCCTTCATCGCCGCACGCTGGACCCCGACCCCGAGGACGGTCCAACGGGCGGCCCTCTCCGCGCTCGTGATGTCGGTGCTCATCGTGGTCACCGGCGGTGCGGTACGGCTCACCGGTTCCGGCCTCGGCTGCCCGACCTGGCCCAAGTGCACCGACGACTCCCTCACCGCCACCAGCGAGATGGGCTTCCACGGTGCCATCGAGTTCGGCAACCGCATGCTGACGTACGTGCTGTGCGCCGCCGTCGGCTGGGCGATCATCGCCGCGCGCTCCGAGAAGCCGTACCGGCGCGGCCTGACCCGGCTGGGCTGGGCGCAGTTCTGGATCGTGATGAGCAACGCGGTGCTCGGCGGCATCGTCGTCCTGGTCGGCCTCAACCCGTACACGGTCGCGGCCCACTTCGTGGCGACGTCCGCCCTCATCGCGGTGGCCACGGTGATGTGGCAGCGCACCCGGGAGGGCGACGCGGCGCCGCGTCCCCTGGTCGGCAAGGCGGTGCAGCAGCTGGTGTGGGTCCTGGTCGGGGCCTCGGTGCTGCTGATCCTGGTCGGCACGGTGGTCACCGGCGCGGGCCCGCACGCGGGCGACTCCAGCGAGGTCGAGCGGATGCCGGTCGACTGGGAGAACGTCACCAAGCTGCACGCCGTGCTGGCCTGGATCGTGGTCACGCTGACGTTCGCCCTGTGGTTCGTCCTCAAGGCGGTCGACGCCCCGAAGGGCCCCCTCAACCGCACCCGCGACCTCTTCCTGATCCTCCTCGCGCAGGGCGTCATCGGCTACGTCCAGTACTTCACGGACCTTCCGGAGGTCCTGGTCGGCCTGCACATGTTCGGCTCGGCCGTGACGTGGATCGCCGTGCTGCGCGTGCTGATGTCCCTGCGGGAACGGCCCGAGGCGGAACTGCCCGACCTGCCCGTTCAGTCGTACGAGGCCACGAGCGCGTCGATCGCCGGCCCCAGGTAGGCCCGGGTCAGACCGGCCCTGCGCGCCGCCCACTCCTCGGTCGGCGGCGCGGCGTCGTCGTCGTAGCGGCGCCTGCGGATGTCCTCGACCACCTCCACGGACGCCCCGAGGCCGGGCAGCAGCTCCAGGGCCTCCCGCTTGGTGATCAGGCGGCCGTCGCGCAGGGTGACACTGGCCCGCGCGAAGGTGATCAGCCCCAGGGCGACCCAGACGTCCCGCGTCCACAACGGAGCGTTGTCGACGGCCGGCCGCCAGAAGTCGCGCTGGTCGCGTACGACGAAGTCGCCGAGCTCCCGGTCCGAAACCGGCGGCAGCAGGGCGGCGGGGGCCCGCCCGTGCAGCACTCGTCCGAAGGCGTGCAGCTCGCGCCGGGTCACCGCGGTCACCGGCCGTCTGAACAGCTCCTCGTGTGCCCAGGTGAGATGGCGCCGGCCGGGCTCACCCGCCGTGTCGGGCGTCAGGTACGTGCAGTGCAGCTGCGCGGCGAGCGGCTCGGCCCTCAGCCGGGCGTGGAGCTTCGCCAGCCGCCAGACGGTGCGGGGCGTGAGCGGGCCGTCCAGTACGGCGATCAGGTCAAGGTCGCTGCGGCCCTCCTGGTAGTCGCCGCCGGCGAGCGAGCCGTGCGCCCAGACGGCGAGGGGAGCGAGCGGCTCCAGCTCCGTGAGAAAGCGGTCGAGTAAGGCATCCGTCAGCATCCGCCCAGTCTGTACGGCTCACTCCAGCCCGTACACCCGGCGCGCGTTCCCCGCCGCCACCATCCCCGCCACCCGTTGCGCGTCCGCCAGCGACCACGCCCCCTCGGCCACCCAGCCGCCGAGCACCCGGCCGAGGGCCTCGCGGAAGAGCTGGGCGCCCACCACATGCAGTTCGGGCAGGCCCTGTGCCCCGCTGGAGAAGAGGATCTTGCCGAAGGGGGCCAGTTCCAGGATCTCGGCGAGGATCGTGGCCGCGCGGGCGCCCGTGCGGATGAGGGCGGCGCCCGAGTCGGCGTAGACGTGCGAGAAGACGCCGGCCAGGTGGGCGGCGTGGCGGTGGTACGGGTAGCCGTGCAGCAGGATCAGGTCGGTGCCGAGGCCGGCCGTCGAGCGGACGAAGTCCGTCAGCAGTACCGGGTCCGTGCGGTCGATGCGCAGGCCCGGCTCCCCGAGCCCCGCGTGCAGCTGGAGCGGCAGTCCGGACGCCACGGCGATCCACAGCAGGTGCCGTAGCAGCACCGGGTCGCTCAGCTCACCGCCGACGGTGCGGGCCGCCAGCCAGCGTCCCGCCGCGCCCCGCACCTCCCCCGGTCCCGGCGGCTCCGGCGCGAGGGCGAGGCCGTGCCGTACGCCCGCCACGGAGGTGAAGGCCACCGCGTTCCCCGCGGCGCCGTGCACCGACTCGGCGAGGTTGGCCAGGAAGGACTCCACGGTCCCTGAGGTGTCGGCGACCTGTTCGGCGAGGAGTTCGAGGCGCACGATCTCGTGGGCGTCGGCGGACGCGGCCGACGCCATCTCCGGGGGGCCGGTGAGGTCGCCGGGCAGGCCGGTGTCGATCAGATACGTCGTGATGCCGCTGCCGCGCAGCAGACGCCGGCCCGCCTCCAGTACGCCGAGTTCACGGCGCCTGGCCAGATAGCGGGCGGGCGGGCAGTGCGGTTCCAGGCCGAGCAGCGGGGGGCACCAGCGGCGTACGGCGAAACCGGTCTGGGTGTCGAAGAGCGTGGTGCCGGGAGCCGGTGGGCCCTCGGTGCGGGCCAACTGGGCCTCGAAGGTGCCGAGGCCCAGTTCCGTGCGCAGTACGCCGTGGCAGTACTGGTCCACGAGGGACGGCGTGTCGATCATCCGGGCTCCCCGTGGGCTGGACCGTGTGTTCCTCACAGGTCCTAACGGGTGAACCGGGCATCAGGTGTTGGTGTCACACACCCCATGCGAAACGTCGACAGGTATCAGCCGTTGCTCGGTCCACCGATCTGGATGCCCGCCATGCGGCTCCACTCGTACGGGCCGGTCTTCACCTTGGCCGCGAACTCGCCGTCGAAGGACTCGTGGCGCGTGACTCCGGCCTTCTCGACCGCCTTCTCGGCGATCTCGTACGACGGTGCCACCAGGTCGCCCCAGCCGCCGTCCTCACCCACGAGGACGATCCGGGCGCCGCGCTGTCCGATGTACGCGACCTGGGCCTCGGCGCCGCCGTGGGACTTCGCGAAGGTGTTGATCTGCTTGGCCAGCTTGGCCACCTTGTCTGCCATGGCCAGGATGCTACCGACGAGTAGATCGAATGGCGACGGGCGGGGCGAGTGACCCGTGCCTCAGAGCGCCTACCTCAGGAAGGGATCCACCGCGACCGCCACGAACAGCAGCGACACATACGTGATCGACCAGTGGAACAGGCGCATCTCCTTCAGCTTCGCGCCCGTCACCTCCGCCTTCGCGCGGTTCTGCAGCGCGTGCGCCTCCCACAGCCACCAGCCGCCCGCGCCCAGCGCGACCGCGGTGTAGAACCAGCCCGTGTAGCCGAGCGGCTGCAACAGCAGCGACACCGCCACCATCACCCAGCTGTAGATGACGATCTGCTTGGCGACGACCTTGTTGGAGGCCATGACCGGGAGCATCGGCACGCCCACGCGCGCGTAGTCGTCCTTCACCTTCATGGACAGCGGCCAGTAGTGCGGCGGCGTCCAGAAGAAGATCACCATGAAGAGGATGAGCGGCGCCCAGGTGAGGGAGTTCGTGACGGCCGTCCAGCCGATCAGCACCGGCATGCAGCCCGCGATGCCGCCCCACACGATGTTCTGCGACGTACGGCGCTTGAGGATCATCGTGTAGACGACGACGTAGAAGAGGAGCGCGCCGAGGGAGAGCCAGGCGCTCAGCCAGTTGACGGTGAGGCCGAACAGCAGCGTCGAGACGACCGCCAGCGTGATGCCGAAGGCCAGGCACTCGCGCGGGCTGACCATCCCGGTGACCAGCGGGCGCTGCGAGGTGCGGTCCATGAGCGCGTCGATGTCACGGTCGATGTACATGTTCAGCGCGTTGGCGCCGCCGGCCGAGAGGTAGCCGCCGATGCAGGTGAGGAGCACCAGGCCAAGGTCGGGCACGCCCTGCTCGGCCAGGAACATCACCGGAACGGTGGTGATCAGCAGCAGCTCGATGATCCGCGGCTTGGTCAGCGCCACGAACGCCTTGACCCGGGCCCCGATCGGCCGCCGGCTCGGGCTCTGGCTCGTCCCGATAATCCCCGCTGGACGGGATTCAACGGCCGTCACGCACACCCCTGACAGAGACATCCCAGCAAGCCTCCCCGTGTGAAGTCCCGGTAAAGGCTCGCGCGTACCACGCCACTGTAGACGTTGCCCAGACCCGGACATTCGCGGGGGTCGGGTCGTGTTGGGCGGCGCTGTCGGAAGAGCTCCCCGGCACTCTGTTGAGCACTCGGACGAGCGGCTGCGTATTCAGTTGCCGAATGCGATCCAGCCCAGTGGGGAGGCGGATCCCCGCGAGTCCCGGCAGTCTGGAATGACTCGAAAAGACGCACGTACTTACGGGGGTAGGCTCGACCACGGCCGGGGCGCCCCGTGCACCGGCATTCGACATGCGTGACATGTGGAGAGGAGCCCTGACCCAGGGTGAGCACCAAGCCGACCACCACAGACCTCGAGTGGACCGAGTTGGACCAGCGGGCCGTCGACACCGCCCGCGTCCTGGCCGCCGATGCCGTACAGAAGGTCGGCAACGGCCATCCGGGTACGGCGATGAGCCTGGCGCCTGCCGCCTACACCCTCTTCCAGAAGGTGATGCGGCACGACCCGGCCGACCCGGAGTGGGTCGCGCGCGACCGCTTCGTGCTGTCCGCGGGCCACTCGTCCCTGACCCTCTACACCCAGCTGTACCTGGCCGGCTTCGGCCTGGAGCTGGACGACCTGAAGGCGTTCAGGACGTGGGGTTCGAAGACCCCCGGTCACCCGGAGTACGGCCACACCAAGGGCGTCGAGACGACGACCGGCCCGCTCGGCCAGGGTGTCGCCAACGCCGTCGGCATGGCCATGGCCGCCCGCTACGAGCGCGGTCTGTTCGACCCGGAGGCCGCCGAGGGCACCTCGCCCTTCGACCACTTCGTCTACGTCATCGCCGGTGACGGCTGCCTCCAGGAGGGCATCTCCGCCGAGGCGTCCTCGCTGGCCGGCCACCAGAAGCTCGGCAACCTGGTCCTGCTGTGGGACGACAACCACATCTCGATCGAGGGCGACACCGAGACGGCCGTCTCCGAGGACACCGTCAAGCGGTACGAGGCGTACGGCTGGCACGTGCAGCGCGTCGCCCCGAAGCCGGACGGCGACCTCGACCCGCACGCGCTCTACAACGCGATCGAGGAAGCGAAGAAGGTGACGGACAAGCCGTCCTTCATCGCCATGCGCTCGATCATCGCCTGGCCCGCCCCGAACGCGCAGAACACCGAGGCCGCCCACGGCTCGGCACTCGGCGACGACGAGGTCGCGGCCACCAAGCGTGTCCTCGGCTTCGACCCGGAGCAGAGCTTCGAGGTCTCCGAGGCGGTCATCGCCCACACCCGCCAGGCCCTCGACCGCGGTCGCCAGGCGAAGGCCGAGTGGGAGAAGCAGCTCCAGGAGTGGCGCAACAGCAACCCGGAGCGCGCCGCCGAGTTCGACCGCGTCAGCAAGGGCGAGCTGCCCACCGGCTGGGAGGAGAAGCTCCCGGTCTTCGAGCCCGGCAAGGGCGTCGCCACCCGTGCCGCGTCCGGCAAGGTGCTCCAGGCCCTCGGCGCGGTCATCCCCGAGCTGTGGGGCGGCTCCGCCGACCTGGCCGGCTCCAACAACACGACGATCGACAAGGACAGTTCGTTCCTGCCGGCGGACAACCCGCTGCCGGAGGCGAACCCCTACGGCCGCACGATCCACTTCGGCATCCGCGAGCACTCCATGGCCGCGGAGATGAACGGCATCGCGCTGCACGGCAACACCCGTATCTACGGCGGCACCTTCCTCGTCTTCTCCGACTACATGCGCAACGCCGTGCGTCTGTCGGCGCTGATGCACCTGCCGGTGACGTACGTGTGGACCCACGACTCCATCGGGCTCGGCGAGGACGGCCCGACCCACCAGCCCATCGAGCACCTCGCCTCGCTGCGCGCCATCCCCGGCCTCAATGTCGTCCGCCCGGCGGACGCCAACGAGACCGCGGTCGCCTGGCGCGAGATCCTCAAGCGCTACACGAAGGTCTTCGGCAAGGGCGCCCCGCACGGTCTGGCGCTGACCCGTCAGGGCGTGCCGACGTACGAGCCCAACGACGATGCCGCCAAGGGCGGTTACGTCCTCTTCGAGGCGTCGAACGGGACTCCCGAGGTCGTCCTCATCGCCACCGGTTCCGAGGTGCACGTCGCCGTCGAGGCGCGCGAGCAGCTGGAGGCCGACGGTGTGCCGACGCGGGTCGTGTCCATGCCGTCCGTGGAGTGGTTCGAGGAGCAGGACCAGGGGTACCGGGACAGCGTCCTGCCGCCGTCGGTGAAGGCGCGGGTCGCGGTCGAGGCCGGGATCGGTCTGACCTGGCACAAGTACGTCGGGGACGCCGGCCGCATCGTTTCCCTGGAGCACTTCGGTGCTTCCGCCGACGGCAAGGTCCTCTTCCGCGAGTTCGGCTTCACTGCCGAGAACGTGGCCGCGAAGGCCCGGGAATCCCTCGCCGCTGCCCAGCGCTGACGCTCATATACGACACGTAGGAGATGTAATTCCATGACAGACGCACTCAAGCGCCTCTCCGAGGAGGGCGTCGCGATCTGGCTGGACGACCTGTCGCGCAAGCGGATCACGTCCGGCAACCTCGCCGAGCTGATCGACCAGCAGCACGTCGTGGGCGTCACCACCAACCCGACGATCTTCCAGAAGGCGATCTCTTCCGGGGACGGTTACGAGCAGCAGCTCGCGGACCTCGCCGCCCGCAAGGTCACCGTCGAAGAGGCCGTTCGCATGATCACGACGGCGGACGTCCGCGACGCCGCCGACATCCTGCGCCCTGTCTTCGACGCCACCGGCGGCCAGGACGGCCGGGTGTCGATCGAGGTCGACCCGCGGCTGGCGCACCACACCAAGGCGACGGTCGCCGAGGCCAAGCAGCTGGCCTGGCTGGTGGACCGGCCCAACACCCTCATCAAGATCCCGGCCACCAAGGCGGGCCTGCCGGCCATCACCGAGGTGATCGGCAACGGCATCAGCGTCAACGTCACGCTGATCTTCTCGCTCGAGCGCTACCGCGAGGTCATGGACGCGTACCTCGCGGGCCTGGAGAAGGCCAAGGCCAAGGGCCTGGACCTGTCGCTGATCCACTCCGTGGCGTCCTTCTTCGTGTCCCGCGTGGACACCGAGATCGACAAGCGGATCGACGCGCTGGGCACCGACGAGGCCAAGGCCGCGCGCGGCAAGGCCGCCGTCGCCAACGCCCGGCTCGCCTACCAGGCGTACGAGGAAGTCTTCTCGACCGACCGCTGGAGCGTGTTGGAGAACGCGGGCGCCAACAAGCAGCGTCCGCTGTGGGCCTCCACCGGCGTGAAGGACCCGGCCTACAAGGCCACCCTGTACGTCGACGACCTGGTCGCGCCGAACACGGTCAACACCATGCCGGAGGCCACTCTTCAGGCCACCGAGGAGAGCGGCTCGATCACCGGCAACACCATCGCCGGCACCTACGCGCAGGCCCGCGCGGACCTGGACGCCGTCGAGAAGCTCGGGATCTCGTACGACGACGTGGTCCAGGTGCTGGAGGACGAGGGCGTCGAGAAGTTCGAGGCGTCCTGGAACGACCTGCTGAAGTCGACCGAGGCGGAGCTCGAGCGCCTCGCCCCCTCGGAGGGCTGATCCCTTGCCACCCTTTACCGTCACGGAAGCGAATCCGCTTCGTGACGCCGCCGACCGACGGCTCCCGCGTATCGCGGGGCCGTCGGGCCTGGTGATCTTCGGCGTTACGGGCGATTTGTCACGTAAAAAGCTGATGCCCGCCGTGTACGACCTCGCCAACCGGGGTCTGCTGCCGCCGGGCTTCTCGCTGGTCGGCTTCGCCCGCCGCGAGTGGGCCCACGAGGACTTCGCACAGGAGGTCCACGACGCGGTCAAGGAGCATGCCCGCACCCCCTTCCGCGAGGAGGTCTGGCAGCAGCTCATCCAGGGCATGCGGTTCGTCCAGGGCACCTTCGACGACGACGACGCCTTCGAGCGGCTGCGCGGCACCATCGAGGAACTGGACAAGGCGCAGGGCACGGGCGGCAACTTCGCCTTCTACCTGTCGGTGCCGCCGCGCTCCTTCCCGGTGGTCATCCAGCAGCTCAAGAAGCACGGCCTGGCCGACCAGACGAGCGGCTCCTGGCGCCGCGCGGTCATCGAGAAGCCCTTTGGCCACGACCTGAAGTCCGCCGAGCAGCTCAACAAGGTCGTCCACGAGGTCTTCGCCCCGGACCAGGTCTTCCGCATCGACCACTACCTGGGCAAGGAGACCGTCCAGAACATCCTGGCGCTGCGCTTCGCCAACACGATGTTCGAGCCGATCTGGAACCGGTCCTTCGTGGACCACGTGCAGATCACCATGGCCGAGGACATCGGCATCGGCGGCCGCGCCGGCTACTACGACGGCATCGGCGCCGCCCGTGACGTCATCCAGAACCACCTGCTCCAGCTGATGGCCCTGACCGCCATGGAGGAGCCCGCCTCCTTCGACGCGGACGCGCTGGCGGCGGAGAAGACCAAGGTGCTCGGTGCCGTACGGCTGCCGAAGGACCTGGGCCGGGACACCGTGTTCGCGCAGTACGCGGCCGGCTGGCAGGGCGGCGAGAAGGCGGTCGGGTACCTCCAGGAGGAGGGCACCGACCCCAAGTCGAAGACCGACACGTACGCCGCGATCAAGCTGGGGATCGACAACCGCCGCTGGGCGGGCGTCCCCTTCTATCTGCGCACCGGCAAGCGGCTCGGCCGCCGCGTCACCGAGATCGCGGTGGTCTTCCAGCGCGCCCCGCACTCCCCCTTCGACACGACGGCCACCGAGGAGCTGGGCCAGAACGCGATCGTGATCCGCGTCCAGCCCGACGAGGGCGTCACGGTCCGGTTCGGCTCGAAGGTGCCGGGCACCTCGATGGAGATCCGGGACGTGTCGATGGACTTCGCGTACGGCGAGTCCTTCACGGAGTCCTCGCCCGAGGCGTACGAGCGGCTGATCCTCGACGTCCTGCTCGGCGACTCCAACCTCTTCCCGCGCACCGAGGAGGTCGAGCTGTCCTGGAAGATCCTCGACCCGATCGAGGAGTACTGGGACAAGCACGGCAGGCCCGCCCAGTACCCGTCCGGCACCTGGGGCCCCGTCGAGGCGGACGAAATGCTCGAGCGAGACGGACGGAGCTGGCGTCGGCCATGAAGATAGACCTCACGGACACCACGGCCAGCAAGATCAACAAGGCACTGGTGCAGGGTCGCCGCGCCATCGGCACGCCGGCCGTCGGCATGGTGCTCACGCTGGTCATCGTCACGGACGAGGAGAACGCGTACGACGCCCTGAGGGCCGCGAACGACGCCTCGCACGAGCACCCCTCGCGCACGCTGGTGGTCATCAAGCGCGTCTCGCGCTCGCCCCGCGACCGTACGCAGTCCCGGCTGGACGCCGAGGTGCGGGTGGGCGCCGACGCGGGCAGCGGCGAGACGGTGGTGCTGCGGCTGTACGGCGAGGTGTCCGACCATGCGCAGTCCGTCGTCCTGCCGCTGCTGCTGCCGGACGCCCCGGTGGTGGTCTGGTGGCCGGTGAACGCCCCGCTCGACCCGGCGAACGACCCGCTGGGCGCGCTGGCCCAGCGCCGCGTGACCGACACCTACGCCTCGGAGCAGCCGGTGCGGGAGCTGTCGGCGCGGGCGGACACCTACACACCGGGCGACACGGATCTCTCCTGGACCCGTATCACGCCGTGGCGTTCGATGCTGGCGGCGGCTCTGGACCAGGTGGTCTGCGAGGTGAAGGCCGTTGAGGTGGAGGGCGAGGAGTTCAACCCGAGCTGTGAGCTGCTGGCGATGTGGCTCGCGGACCGGCTGGACGTGCCCGTGAAGCGGTCGCTGTCGTCGGGCCCCGGTCTGACGGCGGTCCGGATGGACACCGACTGCGGCCCGATAGTGCTGGACCGGGCGGACGGCTCCCTGGCGACCCTCTCCATCCAGGGCCAGCCGGACCGTGCGGTGGCGCTGAAGCGGCGGGAGACGGCCGAGCTGATCGCGGAGGAGCTGCGGCGGCTCGACCCGGACGACACGTACGCGTCGGCGCTGCGGTTCGGGGTGGAGC of the Streptomyces sp. T12 genome contains:
- a CDS encoding nucleotidyltransferase domain-containing protein, which produces MLTDALLDRFLTELEPLAPLAVWAHGSLAGGDYQEGRSDLDLIAVLDGPLTPRTVWRLAKLHARLRAEPLAAQLHCTYLTPDTAGEPGRRHLTWAHEELFRRPVTAVTRRELHAFGRVLHGRAPAALLPPVSDRELGDFVVRDQRDFWRPAVDNAPLWTRDVWVALGLITFARASVTLRDGRLITKREALELLPGLGASVEVVEDIRRRRYDDDAAPPTEEWAARRAGLTRAYLGPAIDALVASYD
- the zwf gene encoding glucose-6-phosphate dehydrogenase → MPPFTVTEANPLRDAADRRLPRIAGPSGLVIFGVTGDLSRKKLMPAVYDLANRGLLPPGFSLVGFARREWAHEDFAQEVHDAVKEHARTPFREEVWQQLIQGMRFVQGTFDDDDAFERLRGTIEELDKAQGTGGNFAFYLSVPPRSFPVVIQQLKKHGLADQTSGSWRRAVIEKPFGHDLKSAEQLNKVVHEVFAPDQVFRIDHYLGKETVQNILALRFANTMFEPIWNRSFVDHVQITMAEDIGIGGRAGYYDGIGAARDVIQNHLLQLMALTAMEEPASFDADALAAEKTKVLGAVRLPKDLGRDTVFAQYAAGWQGGEKAVGYLQEEGTDPKSKTDTYAAIKLGIDNRRWAGVPFYLRTGKRLGRRVTEIAVVFQRAPHSPFDTTATEELGQNAIVIRVQPDEGVTVRFGSKVPGTSMEIRDVSMDFAYGESFTESSPEAYERLILDVLLGDSNLFPRTEEVELSWKILDPIEEYWDKHGRPAQYPSGTWGPVEADEMLERDGRSWRRP
- the tkt gene encoding transketolase, coding for MSTKPTTTDLEWTELDQRAVDTARVLAADAVQKVGNGHPGTAMSLAPAAYTLFQKVMRHDPADPEWVARDRFVLSAGHSSLTLYTQLYLAGFGLELDDLKAFRTWGSKTPGHPEYGHTKGVETTTGPLGQGVANAVGMAMAARYERGLFDPEAAEGTSPFDHFVYVIAGDGCLQEGISAEASSLAGHQKLGNLVLLWDDNHISIEGDTETAVSEDTVKRYEAYGWHVQRVAPKPDGDLDPHALYNAIEEAKKVTDKPSFIAMRSIIAWPAPNAQNTEAAHGSALGDDEVAATKRVLGFDPEQSFEVSEAVIAHTRQALDRGRQAKAEWEKQLQEWRNSNPERAAEFDRVSKGELPTGWEEKLPVFEPGKGVATRAASGKVLQALGAVIPELWGGSADLAGSNNTTIDKDSSFLPADNPLPEANPYGRTIHFGIREHSMAAEMNGIALHGNTRIYGGTFLVFSDYMRNAVRLSALMHLPVTYVWTHDSIGLGEDGPTHQPIEHLASLRAIPGLNVVRPADANETAVAWREILKRYTKVFGKGAPHGLALTRQGVPTYEPNDDAAKGGYVLFEASNGTPEVVLIATGSEVHVAVEAREQLEADGVPTRVVSMPSVEWFEEQDQGYRDSVLPPSVKARVAVEAGIGLTWHKYVGDAGRIVSLEHFGASADGKVLFREFGFTAENVAAKARESLAAAQR
- a CDS encoding ABC transporter permease; amino-acid sequence: MIGAQAALETKMLLRNGEQLLLTVVIPTLLLVLFSSVDIVDTGAGEAVDFLTPGILALAVMSTAFTGQAIATGFERRYGVLKRLASSPLPRWALMTAKTASVLVTEVLQILLLTVIAFALGWSPHGSPAAVVLLLVLGTAAFSGLGLLMAGTLKAEATLAAANLVFLLLLVGGGVIVPLDKFPPGAQDVLGLLPISALSDGLRDVLQHGAGMPWGDLGILAVWAVVGLAAAGKFFRWE
- a CDS encoding amidohydrolase family protein, whose protein sequence is MIDTPSLVDQYCHGVLRTELGLGTFEAQLARTEGPPAPGTTLFDTQTGFAVRRWCPPLLGLEPHCPPARYLARRRELGVLEAGRRLLRGSGITTYLIDTGLPGDLTGPPEMASAASADAHEIVRLELLAEQVADTSGTVESFLANLAESVHGAAGNAVAFTSVAGVRHGLALAPEPPGPGEVRGAAGRWLAARTVGGELSDPVLLRHLLWIAVASGLPLQLHAGLGEPGLRIDRTDPVLLTDFVRSTAGLGTDLILLHGYPYHRHAAHLAGVFSHVYADSGAALIRTGARAATILAEILELAPFGKILFSSGAQGLPELHVVGAQLFREALGRVLGGWVAEGAWSLADAQRVAGMVAAGNARRVYGLE
- the opcA gene encoding glucose-6-phosphate dehydrogenase assembly protein OpcA; the protein is MKIDLTDTTASKINKALVQGRRAIGTPAVGMVLTLVIVTDEENAYDALRAANDASHEHPSRTLVVIKRVSRSPRDRTQSRLDAEVRVGADAGSGETVVLRLYGEVSDHAQSVVLPLLLPDAPVVVWWPVNAPLDPANDPLGALAQRRVTDTYASEQPVRELSARADTYTPGDTDLSWTRITPWRSMLAAALDQVVCEVKAVEVEGEEFNPSCELLAMWLADRLDVPVKRSLSSGPGLTAVRMDTDCGPIVLDRADGSLATLSIQGQPDRAVALKRRETAELIAEELRRLDPDDTYASALRFGVERLNSVPASAVRGAEAAEAAVAKAVQAVALAEAAVARAEESPAEESPAKEEPSAKGESPAKGESVGAPAEIAAKASAKEATAQEPVTKAAAK
- a CDS encoding heme o synthase, translated to MSLSGVCVTAVESRPAGIIGTSQSPSRRPIGARVKAFVALTKPRIIELLLITTVPVMFLAEQGVPDLGLVLLTCIGGYLSAGGANALNMYIDRDIDALMDRTSQRPLVTGMVSPRECLAFGITLAVVSTLLFGLTVNWLSAWLSLGALLFYVVVYTMILKRRTSQNIVWGGIAGCMPVLIGWTAVTNSLTWAPLILFMVIFFWTPPHYWPLSMKVKDDYARVGVPMLPVMASNKVVAKQIVIYSWVMVAVSLLLQPLGYTGWFYTAVALGAGGWWLWEAHALQNRAKAEVTGAKLKEMRLFHWSITYVSLLFVAVAVDPFLR
- a CDS encoding heme A synthase, with the protein product MPNVTRADAVAAVRNPLAFIAARWTPTPRTVQRAALSALVMSVLIVVTGGAVRLTGSGLGCPTWPKCTDDSLTATSEMGFHGAIEFGNRMLTYVLCAAVGWAIIAARSEKPYRRGLTRLGWAQFWIVMSNAVLGGIVVLVGLNPYTVAAHFVATSALIAVATVMWQRTREGDAAPRPLVGKAVQQLVWVLVGASVLLILVGTVVTGAGPHAGDSSEVERMPVDWENVTKLHAVLAWIVVTLTFALWFVLKAVDAPKGPLNRTRDLFLILLAQGVIGYVQYFTDLPEVLVGLHMFGSAVTWIAVLRVLMSLRERPEAELPDLPVQSYEATSASIAGPR
- the tal gene encoding transaldolase, with the translated sequence MTDALKRLSEEGVAIWLDDLSRKRITSGNLAELIDQQHVVGVTTNPTIFQKAISSGDGYEQQLADLAARKVTVEEAVRMITTADVRDAADILRPVFDATGGQDGRVSIEVDPRLAHHTKATVAEAKQLAWLVDRPNTLIKIPATKAGLPAITEVIGNGISVNVTLIFSLERYREVMDAYLAGLEKAKAKGLDLSLIHSVASFFVSRVDTEIDKRIDALGTDEAKAARGKAAVANARLAYQAYEEVFSTDRWSVLENAGANKQRPLWASTGVKDPAYKATLYVDDLVAPNTVNTMPEATLQATEESGSITGNTIAGTYAQARADLDAVEKLGISYDDVVQVLEDEGVEKFEASWNDLLKSTEAELERLAPSEG